Proteins from a genomic interval of Geotrypetes seraphini chromosome 7, aGeoSer1.1, whole genome shotgun sequence:
- the ASCL1 gene encoding achaete-scute homolog 1, translating into MRSPFHLKDFATSNCYPWIAAANSHRVILYMEVLQQAMRNERHAPGGTHCNNKRSEWSPVRGGGATTSAWGLCPLKRRRHSRPQPLTSARERGRREGERGRSPARHPLAALAQHASATSLRAAVQGRGGRPTFPLDLSFPRTLPPPPLLCRLALLHLFARGTTSGARAAKMESDASRQFLQPACFFAAAAQTLQLSPADGNKSAPKQVKRQRSSSPELMRCKRRLNFTGFGYSLPQQQPAAVARRNERERNRVKLVNLGFATLREHVPNGAANKKMSKVETLRSAVEYIRALQQLLDEHDAVSAAFQSGVLSPAISSGYCNDMNSMAGSPVSSYSSDEGSYDPLSPEEQELLDFTNWF; encoded by the exons GTTACCCTTGGATAGCAGCAgctaacagtcaccgtgtcattctctatatggaGGTACTGCAACAGGCCATG CGCAACGAGCGGCACGCGCCAGGCGGCACGCACTGCAACAACAAACGGAGTGAATGGAGCCCCGTGAGAGGGGGCGGGGCCACGACGAGCGCGTGGGGCTTGTGTCCATTGAAAAGGCGGCGGCACTCCCGACCCCAGCCACTCACTTCAGCCAGGGAACGTGGAAGGCGCGAGGGAGAGAGGGGACGCTCGCCTGCAAGGCACCCACTCGCAGCGCTAGCCCAACACGCGAGCGCCACGAGCCTCCGAGCAGCGGTCCAAGGGAGGGGGGGACGTCCAACTTTTCCCCTCGACCTCTCGTTTCctcgcaccctccctcccccccccctcctctgccGCCTCGCTCTCCTCCACCTCTTTGCACGAGGGACTACCAGCGGGGCTCGCGCTGCCAAGATGGAAAGCGACGCCAGCCGGCAGTTCTTGCAGCCAGCCTGCTTTTTCGCCGCCGCGGCTCAGACCCTGCAGCTGAGCCCGGCGGACGGCAACAAGTCGGCGCCGAAGCAGGTCAAGAGGCAGCGCTCGTCCTCGCCCGAGCTGATGCGCTGCAAGAGGAGGCTCAACTTCACGGGCTTTGGCTACAGCCTCCCCCAGCAGCAGCCCGCGGCGGTGGCCAGGAGGAACGAGCGCGAGAGGAACCGGGTGAAGCTGGTGAACCTCGGCTTCGCCACCCTCCGGGAGCACGTGCCCAACGGGGCTGCCAACAAGAAGATGAGCAAAGTAGAGACTCTGAGGTCGGCCGTCGAGTACATCCGCGCGCTGCAGCAGCTGCTGGACGAGCACGACGCCGTCAGCGCCGCTTTCCAGTCGGGGGTCCTGTCGCCCGCCATCTCTTCCGGTTACTGCAACGACATGAACTCGATGGCAGGCTCGCCTGTCTCGTCCTACTCTTCGGACGAAGGCTCGTACGACCCGCTGAGCCCCGAAGAGCAAGAGCTCCTGGATTTCACCAACTGGTTCTGA